The proteins below come from a single Chryseobacterium nepalense genomic window:
- a CDS encoding ABC transporter ATP-binding protein has protein sequence MKALKTLNPYFWKHKILLFWGVLFIIASNFFNIYKVQFVGKSVDELTRNGNLGFNRQVLIYVAIIVGCSLLTGFFTFMMRQTIIVASRRIEYELKNKIYRHYQDLSLTDYKQTTIGDLMNRLSEDVVAVRMYLGPGVMYVANLLVLVIITAIYMLKTDVSMTLWTLLPLPLLSYAIYKVSSIINKKSKIMQKSQSAISTFVQDSFSGIRVVKFFAREKYIEKNYGVKVTDYQDKALDLAKTEAYFFTIILFVIGLLNVAIIWIGGQKYIAGELSIGKIADFFMYINTLIFPFSMVGWVTSVNQRAEASMQRINEFMDKKSEIVNQNFENYSIKGDIEFRNVSYVYPNTGITALENLSFTVKSGESLAIMGKTGSGKSTIALLLCRLIDPTEGEILVDGKNLKEHNLDNYRNFIGYIPQESYLFSDSIENNIGFAIDHPTHEKVVEYAKIADVDKNIVEFKDQYKTMVGERGVMLSGGQKQRICIARALIKDPSIIIFDDSLSALDTETEQNILENIERKIHHATSIIITHRESSAQRADKILNLTEINNSVTA, from the coding sequence TACTTCTGGAAACACAAAATATTATTATTTTGGGGGGTATTATTTATCATTGCCAGTAATTTCTTCAATATCTATAAAGTTCAGTTCGTGGGAAAATCTGTGGACGAACTTACACGCAACGGAAATCTCGGTTTCAACAGACAGGTGTTGATTTATGTTGCCATTATTGTAGGATGCTCCCTTCTTACAGGTTTCTTTACTTTTATGATGCGGCAGACGATTATTGTTGCTTCCAGAAGGATTGAATATGAACTTAAAAACAAAATCTACAGGCACTATCAGGATTTGTCTTTAACGGATTATAAGCAAACCACCATTGGAGATCTCATGAACAGACTGAGTGAAGATGTTGTTGCAGTAAGGATGTATCTTGGCCCCGGCGTAATGTATGTCGCCAACTTATTGGTGCTTGTTATTATCACCGCAATTTATATGCTGAAGACGGATGTTTCCATGACGCTTTGGACCTTGCTTCCTTTACCGCTTCTTTCGTATGCTATTTATAAGGTAAGTTCCATTATCAATAAAAAATCGAAGATCATGCAGAAAAGCCAGTCGGCCATTTCTACTTTCGTGCAGGACAGCTTTTCGGGGATACGCGTTGTGAAATTTTTCGCCCGTGAAAAATACATTGAAAAAAACTACGGAGTAAAAGTTACGGACTATCAGGACAAAGCGCTGGACCTTGCCAAAACGGAAGCTTACTTCTTCACCATCATCCTTTTTGTAATCGGTCTTCTGAATGTTGCCATTATCTGGATCGGCGGACAGAAATATATTGCCGGAGAGCTTAGCATCGGTAAAATTGCAGATTTCTTTATGTACATCAATACCCTGATATTTCCTTTCTCTATGGTAGGCTGGGTAACTTCTGTAAACCAGAGGGCTGAAGCATCCATGCAGAGGATTAATGAATTTATGGATAAGAAATCGGAAATCGTTAACCAAAACTTTGAAAATTATTCCATTAAAGGAGATATTGAATTCAGAAATGTATCCTATGTTTATCCTAATACAGGAATTACAGCATTAGAAAATCTAAGTTTTACAGTAAAATCCGGTGAGTCACTTGCCATTATGGGCAAAACAGGAAGTGGAAAATCAACCATTGCGTTATTACTCTGCAGGCTTATTGACCCCACAGAAGGAGAAATTTTAGTTGACGGAAAAAACTTAAAAGAGCATAATTTAGATAACTACAGAAACTTCATCGGCTATATCCCCCAGGAGAGTTATCTTTTTTCTGATTCGATTGAAAATAACATCGGTTTTGCCATAGACCATCCAACTCATGAAAAAGTAGTGGAATATGCAAAAATTGCAGACGTTGATAAAAACATCGTAGAGTTTAAAGATCAGTATAAAACTATGGTAGGCGAACGCGGAGTGATGCTTTCGGGAGGTCAGAAACAAAGAATCTGCATTGCCAGAGCACTGATTAAAGACCCCAGCATTATCATTTTTGACGATTCTCTGTCTGCCCTGGATACTGAAACCGAGCAGAACATCCTCGAAAATATTGAAAGAAAAATTCATCACGCAACTTCTATAATCATCACACACAGAGAGTCTAGCGCCCAACGTGCAGATAAAATCCTTAACCTGACTGAAATTAACAATTCCGTAACTGCATAG
- a CDS encoding ExbD/TolR family protein, with product MAEVQVQEKGAKGGKVRSKKQSTRVDMTPMVDLGFLLITFFMFTTTFSKPNVMDLGLPAKPKDETKKPPPTEIKLSNSISLLLGKDNKVFWHQQDNTSLTDQNLNETTFDREGIRKVIKQAEANAADKSKFTVIIKPTDDAVYKNFVDILDEMAITKIERYGVTDLKPWEEAIYNKKVGNSGAAAAPATK from the coding sequence ATGGCAGAAGTACAAGTACAGGAAAAAGGCGCCAAAGGCGGCAAGGTACGTTCCAAGAAACAGAGTACCAGAGTCGATATGACTCCGATGGTGGACTTGGGTTTTCTATTGATTACCTTCTTTATGTTCACAACCACATTCTCTAAACCGAATGTAATGGATTTGGGTCTTCCGGCAAAACCGAAGGATGAAACAAAAAAACCACCTCCAACAGAAATCAAACTTTCAAATTCTATCTCTTTATTATTAGGGAAGGACAATAAGGTTTTCTGGCATCAGCAGGATAATACATCCTTAACAGACCAGAACCTTAATGAAACCACTTTTGATAGAGAAGGAATCAGAAAGGTTATCAAGCAAGCAGAAGCAAATGCGGCAGATAAATCCAAATTTACCGTGATTATCAAGCCTACTGACGATGCTGTATATAAAAACTTTGTAGATATTCTTGACGAAATGGCAATTACTAAGATTGAGCGATACGGGGTTACCGATCTTAAGCCTTGGGAAGAAGCCATTTACAACAAAAAGGTTGGGAATTCCGGAGCTGCAGCAGCACCGGCTACTAAGTAA
- a CDS encoding ExbD/TolR family protein — MARVKPKRHGVVTDMTAMCDVAFLLLTFFILTTQFKKPDVEQIKPPSSISEKLLPDASLMTINATPDGKFYFQPVENATERLKLLDNMGKKYGVTFDNKEKAAFQKVQAIGVPMNQLKSYLDLPDDAQKNFKSPTGIPMDSTNKQLVDWVKESLAVNPDYKLAIKGDVTTEYPKVKSLFEGLRDIDFLKFWLITSQEGKPNE; from the coding sequence ATGGCGAGAGTCAAACCAAAAAGACATGGAGTAGTGACGGATATGACGGCAATGTGTGACGTTGCATTCCTACTGCTTACATTCTTTATCTTGACCACTCAGTTTAAAAAACCTGACGTGGAGCAGATCAAACCGCCATCTTCAATATCAGAGAAGTTACTTCCTGATGCAAGTTTGATGACTATCAACGCTACACCGGACGGAAAATTCTATTTCCAGCCTGTAGAAAATGCAACAGAGAGATTAAAGCTTTTGGACAACATGGGTAAAAAGTACGGTGTTACTTTTGACAACAAAGAAAAAGCTGCATTCCAGAAAGTACAGGCTATCGGGGTTCCTATGAACCAACTGAAAAGCTATCTTGATTTGCCAGATGACGCGCAGAAAAATTTCAAGAGTCCAACAGGGATTCCTATGGATAGTACAAATAAGCAATTGGTAGACTGGGTAAAAGAAAGTCTTGCTGTTAATCCTGATTATAAATTGGCGATTAAAGGAGACGTTACTACAGAATATCCTAAAGTTAAAAGCTTATTTGAGGGTTTAAGAGATATCGATTTTCTTAAATTTTGGTTGATTACATCACAAGAAGGTAAACCTAACGAATAA
- a CDS encoding DUF308 domain-containing protein gives MMFNWLSLVTGLFYIVLGIVVILYKFFFTVLEPGVAYALGILLILYGIFRIYRAITKIKSSGNEE, from the coding sequence ATGATGTTCAATTGGTTATCCCTCGTTACGGGATTGTTTTATATCGTTTTAGGAATTGTAGTTATTCTTTACAAATTCTTTTTCACTGTTTTGGAACCCGGTGTGGCGTATGCATTAGGAATATTGCTTATCCTGTACGGTATTTTCAGAATTTACAGAGCGATTACAAAAATTAAAAGTTCAGGAAATGAAGAATAG
- a CDS encoding PstS family phosphate ABC transporter substrate-binding protein — MKNSIKLIMLLFISIIAISCKKEEKSPSYNKGEMTILTDESFRSVTEALAEGYMINYPETKIKVVTKKEDLGFLDLLHDKARIVVMSRDLSPEEIKTYEEQVELKFLPSKFAADAVVFVVPKDSPKESISMKEIEKGMQSEDKKFIFDGTNSSNLNFVAQKIRKEPKNLKFSVIPGNKNIIEELSKYPDKIGVIGLNTFSRPYDKESEELRSMVKILPVEYQGKQYNTDFENLRKMNYPFTRILYFLTNEGNFNIANGFIRYSCTQLGQMIVQKEGLQPYNLYRREVQMR; from the coding sequence ATGAAGAATAGTATTAAACTTATAATGCTGCTTTTCATTAGCATAATAGCGATAAGTTGTAAAAAAGAAGAAAAATCCCCATCTTATAATAAAGGGGAAATGACGATTCTTACCGATGAGTCATTTAGAAGTGTTACGGAAGCTTTGGCAGAAGGATATATGATTAACTATCCTGAAACAAAAATAAAAGTTGTTACAAAAAAAGAAGATCTTGGTTTCCTTGATCTCTTACATGATAAAGCAAGAATTGTAGTCATGTCAAGAGATTTGTCTCCCGAAGAGATTAAAACCTACGAAGAACAGGTTGAGCTTAAATTTTTACCTTCAAAATTTGCAGCAGATGCTGTTGTTTTTGTTGTTCCCAAAGATTCTCCGAAAGAAAGTATTTCCATGAAAGAAATTGAAAAGGGGATGCAGTCTGAGGACAAAAAATTTATATTCGACGGAACAAATTCCAGTAATTTGAATTTCGTTGCCCAAAAGATCAGGAAAGAGCCTAAAAATTTAAAATTCTCTGTAATTCCGGGGAATAAAAATATTATTGAAGAACTAAGTAAATATCCTGATAAAATTGGTGTGATTGGCCTCAATACTTTTAGTCGTCCCTATGATAAAGAATCGGAGGAGCTTAGAAGCATGGTCAAAATACTTCCTGTTGAATATCAGGGTAAACAATACAATACAGACTTTGAAAACCTTCGCAAAATGAATTATCCTTTCACCAGAATTTTGTATTTCTTAACAAATGAGGGTAATTTTAATATTGCTAATGGTTTTATAAGGTATTCCTGTACACAGCTCGGGCAGATGATTGTTCAGAAGGAAGGTTTACAGCCTTATAATCTGTATAGAAGGGAAGTACAGATGCGTTAA
- a CDS encoding energy transducer TonB: MANENVYDPNLTLDEIVFENRNKEYGAYDLRHQYPRLLTKSFIVGTAIFLVLALSPFIYLTIKRLTEPPKQEVKADLVEILQEDKIIEQPKEEEPPPPPPPPKEEEKIEIIQNVVPEPVKAPKIETPPPPISKQLETTTGLVNQEGVKAPAYTPPPPPPSTGTKASTAEVKPQVSNDVYESVDQPADFSAGGLNGFRSKFTNNFDSSSLEGEGTLNTEITFVVERDGTLSQVKATGPNSDFNREAERTVKSIKIKWNPGKVNGQPVRSRFRFPVKMNFE, translated from the coding sequence ATGGCAAATGAAAATGTATACGATCCAAATCTTACTTTAGATGAGATTGTATTTGAAAATAGAAACAAAGAATATGGTGCATACGATCTAAGACATCAGTATCCTAGGCTTCTGACAAAATCTTTTATCGTTGGAACAGCAATATTCCTTGTATTGGCATTGTCTCCTTTTATTTATCTTACCATTAAAAGATTAACTGAACCACCTAAGCAGGAAGTAAAGGCGGATTTAGTGGAAATCCTTCAGGAAGATAAAATTATTGAGCAGCCGAAAGAAGAAGAACCACCACCACCTCCGCCACCACCAAAAGAGGAAGAGAAAATTGAAATTATTCAGAACGTGGTTCCGGAGCCTGTAAAAGCTCCAAAAATTGAAACTCCACCGCCGCCAATTTCTAAACAGTTAGAAACAACGACAGGTCTGGTAAATCAGGAGGGGGTAAAAGCTCCGGCTTACACGCCACCGCCACCACCGCCATCAACAGGTACAAAAGCTTCAACAGCTGAGGTTAAGCCTCAGGTATCTAATGATGTTTACGAGTCCGTTGATCAACCGGCAGATTTTAGTGCAGGAGGACTTAACGGGTTCAGATCTAAGTTTACGAATAATTTTGATAGTTCTTCATTGGAAGGTGAAGGTACTTTGAATACGGAAATTACTTTTGTTGTTGAAAGAGACGGAACATTAAGCCAGGTTAAGGCGACAGGTCCTAATTCAGATTTCAACAGAGAAGCTGAAAGAACGGTTAAAAGTATAAAAATCAAGTGGAATCCAGGTAAAGTGAATGGACAGCCAGTTCGTTCTCGTTTCAGATTCCCTGTTAAGATGAATTTTGAATAA
- a CDS encoding tetratricopeptide repeat protein → MRDIMNMNVKKIAFGAAVVFFTNFAFAQTVQDGINSMDSDKYAQAKANFTSMITSAPTAENYFYLGNTYLKQGEPDFAAATDNFNKGLAADKKSYLNKIGLAAIKLGKGDKNAIAEIQSIVSDSREKDAEVLFRAAEALTLFEKNNSPDLAIQYLNKAIERASKKDVPAHYYYTLGDAYRLKRMPGDAMTAYDKALPLAKNKASVYTRMGTLWMAAQQWQQAKTSIDKAIATDPTYAPAYKALAAYDIRYQQNAKATQDLINYTKYADEDPYTQLEIAKLYFTNEDYANSKQVLDKIFDKINDPIKFKLRAYQLYADGKYAEAKQNMDNFVSQADKSRVQPADQGLMGLIAAGLAKTETDAAKKTALTTEAQQKIAIAKAAKDETMKWDMELVKIAGGGASQSDVDAGPTNPVIEGLKQKVAANAQDSDSLFKLATAYQDAKNWNGAIQTWQKMNALLPDWAPGYYSLGYSYQQAGNNDAAKIAYEKFINTVKPADQEANKQTLAYAYFAVAYMSKDSDLAKAKDYVSKSVQLDPTYQDAIKLNAEINK, encoded by the coding sequence ATGAGAGATATAATGAATATGAATGTAAAGAAGATTGCTTTTGGAGCAGCAGTGGTATTTTTCACTAATTTTGCTTTTGCGCAAACCGTACAGGATGGTATCAATAGTATGGATAGTGATAAATATGCTCAGGCAAAAGCTAATTTCACAAGCATGATTACATCGGCACCTACTGCTGAAAACTATTTTTACCTTGGAAATACATATCTAAAACAGGGAGAGCCTGATTTTGCAGCAGCTACAGACAATTTCAACAAAGGTCTTGCTGCTGATAAAAAAAGTTATTTAAACAAAATCGGTTTAGCAGCCATTAAACTCGGTAAAGGCGACAAAAATGCAATTGCAGAAATTCAGAGTATTGTTTCTGATTCTAGAGAAAAAGATGCAGAAGTGTTATTCAGAGCTGCAGAAGCATTAACTTTATTTGAAAAAAATAACTCTCCGGATTTAGCAATTCAATACCTAAACAAAGCGATTGAAAGAGCGTCTAAAAAAGATGTTCCCGCACACTATTATTATACTTTAGGTGACGCCTACAGATTAAAAAGAATGCCGGGTGATGCGATGACAGCCTATGATAAAGCGCTTCCTTTAGCTAAAAATAAGGCTTCCGTTTATACGAGAATGGGAACATTATGGATGGCCGCACAACAATGGCAACAGGCTAAGACAAGCATCGATAAAGCTATCGCAACAGATCCTACATATGCTCCGGCTTATAAAGCTTTAGCAGCCTATGATATCAGATATCAGCAAAATGCAAAAGCAACACAAGATCTTATCAATTATACCAAATATGCGGATGAAGATCCATATACACAACTGGAAATTGCAAAACTTTATTTTACAAATGAAGATTATGCAAACTCAAAACAGGTTTTAGATAAGATTTTCGATAAAATTAATGATCCTATTAAATTTAAATTAAGAGCGTATCAATTATATGCAGATGGGAAATATGCAGAAGCAAAACAAAATATGGATAATTTTGTTTCTCAGGCTGATAAATCAAGAGTACAGCCTGCAGATCAGGGACTGATGGGATTAATTGCTGCCGGATTAGCTAAAACCGAAACGGATGCTGCTAAAAAAACAGCTTTAACAACAGAAGCACAACAAAAAATTGCTATCGCAAAAGCAGCGAAAGACGAAACAATGAAGTGGGATATGGAGCTTGTTAAAATTGCAGGCGGAGGAGCTTCACAGTCTGATGTTGATGCAGGACCAACAAACCCTGTTATTGAAGGATTGAAGCAAAAAGTTGCAGCAAATGCACAGGATTCAGATTCTTTGTTTAAGTTAGCAACCGCTTATCAGGATGCAAAAAACTGGAATGGAGCTATTCAAACTTGGCAGAAAATGAATGCACTTCTCCCTGATTGGGCACCTGGTTATTACAGCTTGGGATATTCATACCAACAGGCTGGAAATAATGACGCAGCAAAAATCGCTTATGAAAAATTCATTAATACAGTGAAGCCTGCAGATCAGGAAGCTAATAAGCAGACGCTTGCTTATGCTTACTTTGCTGTAGCCTATATGAGTAAAGATTCTGATCTTGCGAAAGCTAAAGATTACGTTTCAAAATCTGTTCAATTGGATCCTACGTATCAGGATGCTATAAAATTGAATGCAGAAATCAATAAATAA
- the bshB1 gene encoding bacillithiol biosynthesis deacetylase BshB1 has protein sequence MKTDILAFGAHPDDVELGCGGTIVKMVSEGKKCVIVDLTRGELGTRGTEETRKAEASDSAKILGVVARENLGMKDGFLENSEDYQMRIVKMIRKYRPEIVLANAIDDRHPDHAKGAKLVSDACFLAGLRKIETVLEGENQEIWRPKHIFHYIQWKNIEPEFVIDISDHLEKKIQACMAFKTQFYDPASKEPETPITSKDFYESLTYRAQDLGRLSGVTYAEGFTSEKLIAMKNFDGIVW, from the coding sequence ATGAAAACAGATATATTAGCTTTTGGTGCACATCCTGATGACGTAGAACTTGGCTGCGGCGGAACAATCGTTAAAATGGTCTCCGAAGGTAAAAAATGCGTTATCGTAGATCTTACCCGCGGGGAGCTTGGTACGAGAGGTACTGAAGAAACCCGAAAAGCGGAAGCCTCTGATTCAGCAAAGATCCTGGGGGTGGTTGCAAGAGAAAATCTGGGCATGAAAGACGGTTTTCTGGAAAACTCTGAAGACTATCAGATGAGAATTGTAAAAATGATTCGCAAATACAGGCCTGAAATCGTTTTAGCAAATGCAATTGATGACAGACACCCGGATCATGCAAAAGGAGCGAAATTAGTCTCGGATGCATGCTTTTTAGCAGGATTAAGAAAGATCGAAACTGTTCTTGAAGGAGAAAATCAAGAGATCTGGAGGCCAAAACATATATTTCACTACATACAATGGAAAAATATTGAGCCTGAGTTTGTAATTGATATTTCAGATCATCTGGAAAAAAAGATTCAAGCTTGTATGGCTTTTAAAACTCAGTTTTATGACCCGGCTTCCAAGGAACCGGAGACGCCAATTACTTCAAAAGACTTTTATGAAAGCTTAACATATCGTGCTCAGGATCTTGGGCGGTTATCGGGAGTGACTTATGCTGAGGGATTTACGTCTGAGAAGCTTATTGCAATGAAAAATTTTGACGGAATTGTTTGGTAA
- a CDS encoding T9SS type A sorting domain-containing protein, translating into MKKNLLVFLLASALCFAQNSLMVSPQTGTMITSGTISNFKLISDGSSAALVATHNASGKVFIVDINDSNPADKAANTIATTSTNVKTRISAALGQTVTSIKNIEVNPITNAVYVMAMVSATPYFLKLTNAGNTITALDFNTMPYCTLNFTNANCTFQDIAWGGNRLFVSSNHNTLNGELGYISAPFTNNTTISKRSTTMFKSNWGNMYITSAPLEKLNYVKIGNTEYLCGLTTCAPGFSETVSSLTSNSGLFTVREAFNVNFDEPVKTIAINNGSNAYLLDLHQNFPSGNNIYRIGKKYLDGTPFTNNTYNNNAVELRNFSGNPNTNLTEEEFKMFPGNFSSMAYYSNCELLTLSSDHQTLAKLSVCDAILSTAEQNQKDINFELSPNPSSDLLHISYNENLYKNMEAEIYSYDGKLIKKQMINSQNKKISISDLHTGNYILKVFHKGVYLHSKSFIKK; encoded by the coding sequence ATGAAAAAAAATTTACTCGTTTTTCTTTTGGCATCTGCACTATGTTTTGCCCAAAACTCTTTAATGGTATCTCCCCAAACCGGAACAATGATCACTTCGGGAACCATTTCAAATTTCAAACTAATAAGTGATGGCAGCAGCGCTGCGCTGGTTGCTACACATAATGCTTCAGGTAAAGTTTTTATTGTTGATATTAATGACAGTAATCCCGCAGATAAAGCTGCAAATACAATCGCAACAACTTCTACCAATGTAAAAACAAGAATCTCTGCTGCATTAGGACAAACCGTTACTTCCATTAAAAACATCGAGGTAAATCCTATTACAAATGCCGTCTATGTAATGGCCATGGTAAGCGCAACACCTTACTTCCTGAAATTAACGAATGCCGGAAATACTATTACCGCATTAGATTTCAACACAATGCCATACTGCACTTTAAATTTCACCAATGCAAATTGCACTTTCCAGGATATTGCATGGGGTGGCAACCGATTGTTTGTTTCCAGTAACCATAATACATTAAATGGAGAATTGGGTTATATTTCGGCTCCGTTTACCAACAATACGACAATTAGCAAAAGATCTACCACCATGTTCAAATCTAACTGGGGAAATATGTATATAACAAGTGCTCCATTAGAAAAATTAAATTATGTAAAGATTGGCAATACCGAATATCTTTGCGGATTAACTACCTGTGCTCCGGGATTTTCTGAAACCGTATCTTCTCTGACGAGCAATTCAGGACTGTTCACTGTGAGAGAAGCTTTTAATGTTAACTTTGACGAGCCTGTAAAAACGATCGCCATCAATAACGGAAGCAATGCCTACTTATTAGATTTACATCAAAACTTTCCTAGCGGTAATAATATTTATAGAATTGGAAAAAAATACCTTGATGGTACACCTTTTACAAACAATACTTATAATAATAATGCCGTAGAACTGAGAAACTTTTCCGGAAATCCAAACACTAATCTTACTGAAGAAGAATTTAAAATGTTCCCGGGAAATTTTTCATCAATGGCTTACTATTCTAACTGTGAACTACTTACATTATCATCAGACCACCAAACTCTTGCAAAATTGAGCGTTTGTGATGCAATTTTAAGTACTGCTGAGCAGAATCAAAAAGACATTAATTTTGAGCTATCTCCTAACCCCTCTTCAGACCTGTTACATATTTCTTATAATGAAAATCTTTATAAAAACATGGAAGCGGAAATTTACAGTTACGATGGAAAGCTTATCAAAAAACAAATGATCAATTCTCAAAATAAGAAAATTTCAATCTCAGATCTGCATACAGGAAACTATATTCTGAAAGTCTTTCATAAAGGAGTTTATTTACACTCTAAATCTTTCATAAAGAAATAA
- a CDS encoding DUF3276 family protein, with the protein MSEYKERHENEIFTKVLKAGRRTYFFDVRETKAGDYYLTITESKKNFGENGEATFEKHKIYLYKEDFKSFQEMFNESTDFIINEKGEDVISEKHDKDFKSRTYTIDSDDEV; encoded by the coding sequence ATGAGTGAATACAAGGAACGCCATGAAAATGAAATTTTCACTAAGGTGTTAAAAGCAGGGAGAAGAACTTATTTCTTTGATGTGCGCGAGACGAAAGCAGGAGATTATTATCTTACGATTACCGAAAGTAAAAAGAACTTCGGGGAGAATGGAGAAGCTACATTCGAGAAGCATAAAATTTATCTTTATAAAGAAGATTTTAAAAGTTTTCAGGAGATGTTTAATGAGTCCACAGATTTCATCATTAACGAAAAGGGTGAGGATGTAATATCAGAAAAGCATGATAAAGACTTCAAAAGCAGAACATATACTATAGATTCTGACGACGAGGTTTAA
- a CDS encoding MotA/TolQ/ExbB proton channel family protein, with translation MEMNVSKNDEQVVARKAGGLNPAVIIPIILAIGICIYLFVLGSPGNFKDADKLGAGSVAFSDVEGKDIHPDSFLGIIYKGGVIVPILITFMLTVIVFSIERALVLGRAAGKGNLDNFVIQVRSLLNQNKIDEALEECDRQQGSVGNVVKEGLTTYKALSHDTTLNKEQKMVALNKAIEEATTLEMPMLEKNMMILSTLGTVATLVALLGTVIGMIKAFFALGSGGGTPDAAALSTGISEALINTALGIGTSAIAIILYNFFTSKIDGLTYKIDEIAMSIQQSFAEFN, from the coding sequence ATGGAAATGAATGTTTCAAAAAATGATGAGCAAGTAGTTGCTAGAAAAGCGGGAGGTTTAAACCCAGCTGTTATTATTCCTATTATCTTAGCTATAGGAATTTGTATTTATTTATTCGTTTTGGGTAGCCCTGGAAATTTTAAAGATGCTGACAAATTAGGTGCAGGATCTGTAGCGTTTTCAGATGTTGAAGGAAAAGACATTCACCCAGATTCTTTCTTAGGTATTATCTACAAAGGAGGAGTTATCGTACCAATCTTGATTACTTTCATGCTAACCGTAATCGTATTCTCAATTGAAAGAGCTTTAGTTCTAGGGAGAGCAGCTGGAAAAGGGAACTTAGATAACTTCGTAATTCAGGTAAGAAGCTTATTGAATCAAAACAAAATTGATGAAGCTTTAGAAGAGTGTGACAGACAACAAGGTTCTGTTGGAAACGTAGTGAAAGAAGGTCTTACTACTTACAAAGCTTTATCTCACGATACTACGCTTAACAAAGAGCAAAAAATGGTAGCGCTTAACAAAGCAATCGAAGAAGCTACTACTCTTGAGATGCCAATGCTTGAGAAAAACATGATGATCCTTTCTACTTTAGGTACTGTTGCAACGTTAGTAGCACTTTTAGGTACGGTAATCGGGATGATCAAGGCATTCTTCGCATTAGGTTCTGGAGGAGGTACTCCGGATGCTGCTGCACTTTCAACAGGTATCTCTGAAGCTTTGATTAACACAGCTTTAGGTATTGGTACTTCAGCAATCGCTATCATCCTTTATAACTTCTTTACTTCTAAAATTGACGGATTAACTTATAAGATCGATGAGATTGCTATGAGTATCCAGCAGTCTTTCGCTGAATTCAACTAA